GCATTAGAGTTTCAAACTCATCCCACAATTCTCTAAGTCTAGAAAAGTAACTTGATACAGAAGCAGTACCTTGAGATAGTGTAACAATTTCCTTATGTAGAAAAAAGGCCCTGGATGCATTGACCTTATCAAACCTTTCACGAAGATCTTCCCAAACTGTGTGTGCATCGGATCCATAGATGACTGTACTCAGTAAACCTTTAGAAACAGAGTTCATTATCCATCCCAAGACAATGGCATTACACCTATCCCACAGATCATGCATCGAAGAGGGATACATATCCTTTTTACATGTTCCTAACAGAAATCCTAACTTGTTTTTTCCCAGAAGTACAAGTTTCAAGGATTTACTCCATCAAAAGTAATTTTCAAGTCCTAGAAGTTGAATTGAGGTAAGAACTGAACCTTGAGTATCTGATGGATGAATGAACAAGGGATGATTGTGATCAACTCGTTCAGATTCAGTAAAAGATCTTCCCTGCAATTGCACTTCATTATTTACAGCACCTTCATTAGGAAGCACCATGATTGATTCACCAACAAATTTCCAGAACTTAACAAAGTTCAAACCAGAGATGATAAACATATCACAAACAAAGATCCTTTTCAGAACGCAACAGAGATCTAATCAAAAAAATGATAACCAGATCGCAAAACAGACTTGTATCAGCAAATAGAAGAGCTGATGAAAATATTTCAAGCTATGAAGATGTTAGACACAGAATACTTcactgtgctctgataccatgatgAGAATCACCATTAATGGAGAtttgagaagagagaaaaatattttcattcataaaaattttactttacattcaagacacacatatatatatatatacaagtaaataaGTTGTAACTACAAGATTCTTCCTAACTAATTCTAACTAACTTCTacaactaactaactaacttttGTAAATGGATAACTACCTtcattaattcatcaaaaactATATAATACAACACAAACTATTATAGTGGGTATTTTTGtgaaagacaaaaatttgatgtaaaattttaattttaaaaatattctaaataatgagatttgaccccatactagaaaatattaatatctagaattttgctaaaaatatttatcaaaataataacaaattatatgaataaaaaatatttttttttccaaatattatttgagaaatcCAAAGAAGTATCTTAATCCGTGAGCTCCAATTCCTTTAGAAATTCCCCCCTCCGTAATATATGTCGACTCTCTTACCAGTTCATATTGCCTGTTAAATCGATTAGCCGTCTCACAGAGAAAGGAGCTCCGTCCTCCTTTGTGTggcaataaaaataaataattatgaaataaaaaattaattaaaaatatatatgattaatttatttcttgataattcatttcaacataattaattCTAAGATAAAATTGTTCCAATCCAAATCAAATGATTGTTGCTTTCTTTGCTTCCTTAATCATCCAATTTTATTTCCTCCCTTCTCAAATGATTAACTTACACCTGCAGATATCTATGACTCTATTCATCTTTACTTGCAATCAAACAATTTCCTTTCTTCCAGCAAGGTCAAATTTCCATTCTTTCCTCCTTGCTGGCGGCTATTCGAACAAGTATGTAAATGCTTCTCAACTACTACTCCATTCTGACGTACCAAAGTTGACATTTATTTATACAGAAATATTAATGATTCAATTtgtattttgataatttttcagATTAGATTAACGCGCTTAagttttaataaagaaaatcaaaaggAAAGTTAAATCCATCATTGAAAAACCTTTCAATAATCCTACCAAACCCTATATAACCCATTCACAGCCAACTTCATCTTCCTCACAATCCTTTGCCATGGCGTCATCTTCGCAGCCTTTCATCTTCCCAGGTACCCAATCCACTGTTCTACCTGACCCATCTCCTTTTTTTGCTCCTCATCTCCTCTCACACCCTTTGCCCACTAATTCTTTCTTCCAAAATTTCCTACTCAAGAATGGTGATCAACCTGAATATATACACCCATATATCACCAAATCGTCCCTTTCATCTCTTACTCTTTGTTACCCATCTCAGTTCCACAATCCGGCTTTCATTTACCAGACTTTTATTGCTGATCTGACCATCAGAGCGTTGAACAATCCCAATCCAAATGCACCCCATGTAATTTCATCCTTTGATGATCTTAGTGTCACATTAGACCTTCCCTCTAGCAAACTTAGGTTCTTTCTTGTTAAAGGTTCACCCTTTATTACGTGTAGTGTTATTGAAAATGTAGCCATATCGATTTCGACAATTCACGCCATTCTTCAATGTTCACCCAATGGTAATCGTACTAAATATACTATCAAGCTAAATAATGGGCAAACTTGGGTTTTGTATGCTTCATCCCCAATTGATTTGAGTAATGATGTATCGTCTATCACGTCTGGTGTGTTTTCGGGTATTATTAGGATTGCTTGTTTGCCAAATTCTGATCAAACTAGTGAAGCAGTTCTTGATCGTTTCAGTTCTTGTTATCCTACAAGTGGTAATGCTGTTTTCAAGCAGCCATTTTGCTTGGAGTACAAGTGGGAAAAGAAGGGATGGGGTGACTTGCTTATGCTGGCTCATCCCCTCCATCTTCAGCTCCTTTCTGCTGAGGATAGCTCTGTAACTGTCTTGGAGGGATTTAAGTACAATAGTATTGATGGTGAGCTTGTGGGTGTCGTTGGAGACTCATGGATATTGAAGAGTGACCCTGTTTCTGTAACATGGCATTCCACTAAAGGTGTTAAGGAGGAGGCATTTCTAGAGATAATTGACGCATTGAATAAGGATGTTGCTTCCTTGGATTCGAAGGGAATATCTACAACATCATCTTATTTTTATGGAAAATTGATTGCAAGAGCAGCAAGGCTGGCATTGATAGCTGAAGAGGTTTGTCACCTTGATGTTATCCCTGCAATCTGCAAATTCTTGAAGGATACAGTTGAACCATGGTTGGAGGGGACTTTCCAAGCAAATGGTTTCTTTTATGAATCAAAATGGGGTGGAATTGTGACTAAGCAAGGGGCGTTGGATTCGGGAGCTGACTTTGGTTTTGGGGTCTATAATGATCACCATTTTCATATTGGTCATTTCCTTTATGCGATTGCAGTGCTAGCCAAGATAGATCCCATCTGGGGGAGGAAGTATAAGCCACAAGCTTATGCACTTATGGCAGATTTTATGAATTTGAGCAGGCGATCAAATTCAAAGTATGCCCGCTTGAGGTGTTTTGACTTATGGAAGTTGCATTCTTGGGCTGGGGGATTGACAGAGTTTGCAGATGGACGGAACCAGGAGAGCACAAGTGAAGCAGTTAATGCATACTATTCAGCAGCTTTGATGGGTTTGGCCTATGGAGATACCCATCTTGTTGCCATTGGATCGACCCTTTCAGCTTTAGAGATTCATTCTGCACAGACTTGGTGGCATGTGAAAGAGGGAAGCACTTTATATGGGGAAGAATTCACAAAAAACAACAGGGTGGTGGGTGTTTTATGGTCTAACAAAAGGGATAGCGGCCTTTGGTTTGCTCCACCTGAATGGAAAGAGTGTAGACTTGGAATTCAGGTCTTACCAATATTGCCCATTACTGAACTTCTGTTTTCAGACGTGCAGTTTGTGAAGCAGTTGGTCGAATGGACACTGCCAGCTCTGGCAAGGGAAGGGGTTGGAGAAGGATGGAAAGGGTTTGTGTATACTTTGGAAGCAATATATGATAAAGTGGGTGCTTTGAACAAAACAAGGAGCTTAACTGGGTTTGATGATGGAAATTCTCTTTCAAATCTTCTATGGTGGATTCATTCTAGAGATAATGAAGTGGCAGAAGGTGATAGAGGAAGCAAGTTCTGCTGGTTCAGACACTACTCTCATTGATTCTTTTACGGTGTGTTACATTTGAGTATTCTCAATATGATCTGATGGGAACCATAAAAAAAAGGATACTTAGTTTGGTGATTTGGTATTTGTCTTTTCTCTTCTGTATATAAATTTGGAGCGCTTTTTTGCAGCACAATGCTCTGTGATATGATTGCTGTAATTTTCTGCCAGATCTTAAGTTGCTATGAATAAAAGTCCAATCCAAAATTTTGGTTACTtataatgaaaaacaaaaataatgcaatGTAGCAATAATTTGCTAAGTTGATCAGCGGTGGTACCTGTAATTTCCAAATTGAGTAGGTGACGCCGTGAATATTGCTACTGTATTGATCTTTGGGTATCTGAGGTTGATTTCAGACATTTCTAATAGATGTGAATTATCAAATCACGTGAGGTGAAGGACTCTGATGTTCGTAGACATGAATGCATAATTTTGACTTGTGCTGAGATACACATTATATAGGAAGAAGAGATATGCTTGTTATGAATGGTGATGTAATCTAACCAACCAAATCTCTTATGGCACTGGAAAATTAAAACACTTTGTTTGCAAATGAAAACTGATTGATCTTCTGGTTTATCTGAAAATTCCAAAGCTGAAATCTTTCTGTGCGCTGCTGCTTGAAAATCCTTGCTCTTGGATCTCTGTTCTTGTTTTTTGGACATATATGCCTTGCCTCCATGTTGCTATATTCTTTGACCCCTTTTCAGATTTTCAACTAGCAGGAAGCTGCTACTCTAAATTTGTCTTGAAATCTGGGAATTGTTGGGGTTTTGTATGTTCCTTCTTTGTGTTCCTTTAACTCAAATATTCTGTTTGTGGGAATTTTGAAAGTGAAACAATTGCAACTTTTACTATACGATGTTCTTATACATATAAGGCAAGTAAGAGGTTAGAAGCAAAGGAAAATTCATCATCGGTTAAAGTGGTGTTGTGAATATGGTGTGCATAAACATGAAAGGAAATGAGTAGGCTGTGTTGAAGTGGATGTTTGAGGGAGTACTGATCTCATCTGTTTTTGGAAGTGCAATAAGAGTATAGTAAGATGGGAAAATACCATGAAATAGAATGTTAAGAGTCATCAGCAAAGAGGGATATAAAGAAAGTAAAGGAGCTAGGTGAGTATATTCATGCATCAGATATCTGACAAATCAAGTGAAAAACTAAGTCAACTGTTGAATGTATAATTTAAAGCTAGCCTGCTTTTACCAGGCAGAAAGGTTACAGTTTTgtagttcaaaatttttttgaagttgCAGGAtagtttgataaattttagaaatgcATCAACTAGAACCCCTTCAAAGAGAGCCGTTTTGCAGATAAAGATCATTCGTGAATATTTTCTGCAACTTGTTCCACCAATACATATACTCTTAACTTAAATCCAATGtcaaaattctctttttttttctaggaAAAGTTTAACATTTTGAGATTGGAAATGGAAATAAACGTATTAGCAACAGAAGTATCCCACtaaatagtttttaatttttctttatttactcACCTTATGAGAAATcaattattcatgtattaatttatatatcatgATGATtcatagataaataaaaaataaaattatacatatatatatcgaaGTTCTTACTTGTTATCACAACAACACATACGTTCTGAATCTATCATTGATGCCATTTTCCCAAGTGTGAATGATGTGATGCGATGATTTATGTAGATTGACCGCAGCCCTGCATGATGGTGACAGATTTGACAGTCAATGAAGCCTCATATTTTTGTTCCACTCTTAATATATATACTCGAGTATTAATTAGAaatcatctcttttttttttgtttttttgagataagaataaaatttatatttattttattttttcagattttattttGTGGATTGCATAGGATagttatgataaataaataaaatattatatgctGCCGCACCCCAAGAATACGGAAAATATAGTAGCACGCCTTCGGTATTTACGATTTATAACCGTAAAAGGTTACAAATTAAAGGCATAATGCATCTGTAAACTAAAAGTAAGACGCCCATTTTATGTTGTTTGATTTAGCCCTAACATTACGTACCAGTAAGTTATTTTTCCAGCGCTGGATAAAAAAGACTGTCATTTTTCCGGTGAAATCTCTTTGGTTCTCAGCCCTTCATGACACCCATTTTATATCTTTATTGATTCAGCAAAAGTTACTCAATTTGTTCCAAATTAGATGTGCATTTTTTTAACCACAGCTATAATTATGGCGCTTCAAAAGGCTTAAATACTAGAAGCTTCTGAAAGCCTTTATTAGGTCCTATATTAATAAGGAGGAGTAAATCTTAAAAAACTTTATACCTCCGTAAGGCAAGCAACCCTTAaacccaaaaaagaaaagagtcttTGATTTTCTTTCCCTATTTTGAAGATTTAAGAGTCAAACAACTTTTTTTGCTTTAGCTTGGCGAATCGCATCTCTACACAATGACGTCTGTGCAATTTAAAAGGTGattaagaaattattaattatcaattttattgtTTCACCCTTTGTTCGTATTAACTAGCCTCttgaaaaaaattcttaaatcttcagaatttgtttatattttcaaaGACCATATTAATTGTAggataaatgaaaaaattaattaatattatcttaatttaataaataatcatGTAATTTGGGATAGATATTTTTAGTAAGATGTTCCATATGAGACGATTGGGAATAACTTTTTTTCCCCTGTAAATATTCCTTCTTGTCGGATAAATCCGGTCAAGTTTAATTAGGTCAATTAATGTTTAATGACCTTATAGATTCATGTCATGTgtactatataataatttatattaagatTTACAGGAATTAAACATGCGAACTTCCTGACTTTTTAGCCGCCAAACTTCTTCGAAAATAATTTTACACATGCTTTCTCCAAATTCAACCCCCAAAAATAGATCAACCTTAAGAACATCATTGAGTTCTAAATAGTAATTCAATTAAAGAACATGATAATACATTTACACCAAAATTTATTCGGaggttttcaaataattataaaaatatatttattcatattcttCCAAAGTGTCGAATTCTTTAAAATTAGAGTACGAGGTTTGACAGGTGCCagtgttattttctttttgaaaatattagctagggtatatttaattattttatctgatagttttaaaaaataaaaacaattgacgactttgttgtttttattattaaaatgagtatataatttaaatggatctcaatcataaattattatataatacagATGATATAATCTATAAAGTcactaaatattattttacctaATTATACTTGACCGACCGAATTTTTATTCGTTGATTCCCAACCCTTCATCATTCTCCCAAAAAGGATGTTACTTTTCTTGGTTCCCCAACCCTTCATCAttctcccaaaaaaaaatgttacttttcatattttagcTGGCTCCCATAAcccacacacacaaaaaaaaaaaaaaaataatactccctTCATTTTCATGTCGTCCATGCTgagtaatataaataaatagttttCAATATTGGTTACTTcgtaaaattaatatataaatgatattatttttttattttattttcataaattattaatttttaaaaatatataaattaattaattaaaataaattaattcatgttcatgaattatttaaaaataaataaataaagataatataataaacttaatttattaatgcatgtaaaaaataaatgataacgTATAAATAGAAACAGAGAAAGTAAcaattatatgataataataataaagtgggtgggtgggtgggtgatgttttgttttgtttttagcTTAGCAACTTTGAAATTACCGTTTCTTGAAGCACTTTCTGATCATGATGTGCTAATCGAAATATAACCAACCACCAAAACTTCACTCTAATAGTACATTGACCTCAGCAGTCAGGACCCAACGGCACAAAATGTGTACCAAATCTTTGTAACGTTCACTATGATTTGTTCTATTATATCTGCCTCTCATTAGTTAATGTCAAAAACCAGAGAGGTAGGTCAATATGTTTTGTCCTTCTGTAACGTTAATATTCACGTATTAACTTTAATTGCACAAGAAATTAAGCAATTAGCCCTTTTCTCTCTTTCATCTCctcttttttctcatttttgttCCCTTAAATTTGCAGAAATCTTGGACTTTTCAGCAACTATTCTTGACAACGAAGATGTCACGTTCTGAATTTCTCACTTATTCAAAGTCAAGTAGACAATAGAGAATCTCCAGATTCAGATTTTCTATCCATTCCTAATCCACCTTCTCTTTAAATTAAACCAAGTAGCCAATATATTAAAAAGGGTCTTCTAAAAATCTCTTCTTTAATCATCTTGAATGGGAGCTGGTCCTCCAAAACCTCTGTACAGCatgaaaatggtgacactttTACTGTTTTATGCATTTTCTGTTTTTGTACAGGGTTATAATGCTGAATTAACCTTGCACCAAAACACTCAGTTTCTCTTCCCTCAAGGAAAATCTTTAGTCTTGCCTGAACCATCAGATTACTTTTCTAGTCAGCTTGTATCTACCCCTTTGCCCactaattctttttttcaaaattttgtactCAAGAATGGTGATCAGCCTGAGTATATTCAACCTTATCTTATTCGCTCTGCTAACTCATCCATTTCTATTTCTTATCCATCTCAGAACATTACCTCTGATTTCATTGAACAGATTTTTCGACCCGATTTGACTATATCTGCTTCCAACAATCCTAAGCCAAATCAGCGCCATGTAATCTCATCATACAGTGATCTTAGTGTTACTTTGAACTTGCCTTCCAGTAACCTTAGATTCTTTCTTGTAAGAGGTAGTCCTTATTTGACTTTTGCTGTCAATGGGAACACTTCAATTTCAATCTCAACGGTTGATCCAATTCGCAAGCTCTCCTGTGATAGTTCTTTTACTAAGTACACTATCAGACTCCGGAATCGTCAAAAGTGGATCCTATATGCGTCTGCACCGATTCATTTGACTAATAATGTATCCACCATTAAGTCTGATGGGTTCTCAGGTGTTATTCGGATTGCTCTATTGGCTGATTCTGATTCCCAATTTGAGAAAATACTTGATACGTATAGCTCGGCTTATCCCGTGTCTGGAAGTGCCATTTTGGGGTCTTTTGCTCTCAAGTATAAGTGGGATGTGAAGGGTGCAGGGAAGTTGCTAATGCTTGCTCACCCCCTCCATTGTCGACTTCTTTCAAAAGCAGATGCTTCAGTAACTGTGCTGGAGGATGTCAAGTATAGTAGCATGGATGGTGAGCTTGTTGGTGTAATTGGAGATACATGGGATCTTGAAACAGAGTCAATCCCAGTATCATGGCATTCGATTAAAGGtttgaataaaaaatcaatCCCTGAAATTATTCGTGCACTTGGTAACGATGTTAAGACTTTGAATTCATCAAACATATCTGCTACATCATCTTACTTTTACGGGAAATTGGTTGCTAGAGCAGCAAGATTGGCATTGATTGCAGAAGAGGTTTCTTATCCTAAGGTAACACCTGTAGTCGTTCAATTCTTGAAGGATATGATAGAGCCTTGGTTAAATGGAACATTTGGAGCCAATGGCTTCTTCTATGACAATAAATGGGGTGGACTTGTGACTAAACATGGGTTAAATGACACAACAGGTGATTTTGGTTTTGGAATTTACAATGACCATCATTTTCATTTGGGATACTATATATATGGCATTTCAGTGCTTACAAGATTTGATCCTGCATGGGGAAAGCAGTACAGGAGTCGAGCCTATTCTTTAGTGGAAGATTACACGAACTTGGGACCGAAGAAGAACCAGCATTACACGCGTCTTAGGTGTTTTGACTTATGGAAACTACATTCTTGGGCTGCAGGGCTGACTGAGTTTCCATTTGGAAGAAATCAAGAGAGCACAAGTGAAGCAATTAATGCATATTATTCAGCAGCACTGATGGGATCCGCATATGGAGATGCAGATCTTGTTTCGCTTGGCTCCACTCTAACAGCCTTTGAAATCCAGTCAGCACAGACTTGGTGGCATGTAAAAAGAGATAACAAAATATATGCACCAagatttgtgaagaagaataaGGTTGTTGGTATATTATGGTCTAGAAAAAGAGACAGCATTCTCTGGTTTGCTCCAGCTGAGAGGAAAGACATTAGGCTGGGAATTCAAGTTCTACCAATATTGCCAATCACTGAGGTTGTGTTTTCtgatgttgattatgtgaaagagCTCGTAAAATGGGCATTCACTAGCGTACCCAAAAACAGAACTGAGGAAGGATGGAAAGGATTTGTTTATGCCTTGGAAGCAATTTATAAGCAGAAGCAAGCTCTAAAAGAAGTGAGGGACCTTAGCAGTCATGATGATGGAAATTCACTCTCAAATCTTTTGTGGTGGATTCATAGCAGAAAATGATCAGCTTTAAACTTGAGAATTCACTAATTATGCTTGTTACATTGTTTATTCTTGATGGATTGAAAAATTCCATTTGTTAACGTCATATCATACCAATGTGTTTAATAACCAAATATGTCACAAAG
This window of the Solanum pennellii chromosome 2, SPENNV200 genome carries:
- the LOC107009231 gene encoding probable endo-1,3(4)-beta-glucanase ARB_01444 translates to MASSSQPFIFPGTQSTVLPDPSPFFAPHLLSHPLPTNSFFQNFLLKNGDQPEYIHPYITKSSLSSLTLCYPSQFHNPAFIYQTFIADLTIRALNNPNPNAPHVISSFDDLSVTLDLPSSKLRFFLVKGSPFITCSVIENVAISISTIHAILQCSPNGNRTKYTIKLNNGQTWVLYASSPIDLSNDVSSITSGVFSGIIRIACLPNSDQTSEAVLDRFSSCYPTSGNAVFKQPFCLEYKWEKKGWGDLLMLAHPLHLQLLSAEDSSVTVLEGFKYNSIDGELVGVVGDSWILKSDPVSVTWHSTKGVKEEAFLEIIDALNKDVASLDSKGISTTSSYFYGKLIARAARLALIAEEVCHLDVIPAICKFLKDTVEPWLEGTFQANGFFYESKWGGIVTKQGALDSGADFGFGVYNDHHFHIGHFLYAIAVLAKIDPIWGRKYKPQAYALMADFMNLSRRSNSKYARLRCFDLWKLHSWAGGLTEFADGRNQESTSEAVNAYYSAALMGLAYGDTHLVAIGSTLSALEIHSAQTWWHVKEGSTLYGEEFTKNNRVVGVLWSNKRDSGLWFAPPEWKECRLGIQVLPILPITELLFSDVQFVKQLVEWTLPALAREGVGEGWKGFVYTLEAIYDKVGALNKTRSLTGFDDGNSLSNLLWWIHSRDNEVAEGDRGSKFCWFRHYSH
- the LOC107008971 gene encoding probable endo-1,3(4)-beta-glucanase ARB_01444 — protein: MGAGPPKPLYSMKMVTLLLFYAFSVFVQGYNAELTLHQNTQFLFPQGKSLVLPEPSDYFSSQLVSTPLPTNSFFQNFVLKNGDQPEYIQPYLIRSANSSISISYPSQNITSDFIEQIFRPDLTISASNNPKPNQRHVISSYSDLSVTLNLPSSNLRFFLVRGSPYLTFAVNGNTSISISTVDPIRKLSCDSSFTKYTIRLRNRQKWILYASAPIHLTNNVSTIKSDGFSGVIRIALLADSDSQFEKILDTYSSAYPVSGSAILGSFALKYKWDVKGAGKLLMLAHPLHCRLLSKADASVTVLEDVKYSSMDGELVGVIGDTWDLETESIPVSWHSIKGLNKKSIPEIIRALGNDVKTLNSSNISATSSYFYGKLVARAARLALIAEEVSYPKVTPVVVQFLKDMIEPWLNGTFGANGFFYDNKWGGLVTKHGLNDTTGDFGFGIYNDHHFHLGYYIYGISVLTRFDPAWGKQYRSRAYSLVEDYTNLGPKKNQHYTRLRCFDLWKLHSWAAGLTEFPFGRNQESTSEAINAYYSAALMGSAYGDADLVSLGSTLTAFEIQSAQTWWHVKRDNKIYAPRFVKKNKVVGILWSRKRDSILWFAPAERKDIRLGIQVLPILPITEVVFSDVDYVKELVKWAFTSVPKNRTEEGWKGFVYALEAIYKQKQALKEVRDLSSHDDGNSLSNLLWWIHSRK